A window of Nicotiana sylvestris chromosome 8, ASM39365v2, whole genome shotgun sequence genomic DNA:
AATAACAAATCAAAGCATAAACATGTAGGCTCAATAACTGAGATCATAGATTCTCAGATTTGATTGATTGAATGATCATAAGGAAAATATTCAGTGTACATTATTGTTAATTCTTTGATCAATTTTGGTATAAGTTTATGCTGCAGCTGGCTTGTTGGTAGCATGCTTGCATGCAACACCCTGGTTTGGATTCTTCAACTCATCTCCAGCTACCAGAAAGAATGCTGTGTGCCTGAAAAGCAAATGAACGTAATTTTTACAAATGCTTACTATCAGCAAAAATAGACATAGTAAGGGGAGATCCATGGGATTTGCGTTTACCTGAAAAAGTTcatcattttaattttggaatcTTCATCAATGTCTGTAACACTATCTAGTGCTTGTTGCATATGGTGTAACCATCTTTCTGCAGCCTTATGAGTGACTGGAAATGGGCGGTGGCGACCAATCAATGCTGGATGGCCTGCACAAAGTCCAAGTTTGAAAGGTCCTTACAGTTTCACTAACTACATGAAGCACAACTCATATAAGTGAAATAATACCCACTGAAAATATATTATAGGGGAGAAAAATGAATTTCTACTTCCAACTAACTTGTCTCCAATCATCCAAAGGAAGTCTTAGAACCATCCATGTTTGACATCACATTCCCGTATCGTCTCAAGGTAGGAAGAAACTTAATCTGGAGAATTAATTAGCTGTTCAACCTGAAATATCTACCACCCGAACTAGAATGAACACTAAGAAGTTGGAGGTTGATTTGTTGATATACACCCAAACTGTCCCAAGGAGAATGCTTAATTTTAACAAAGTCCAATAGTGACATAGATTACAGGTTTAATCTGTCTCCTCCATGTAAACCCCGAAAAGAAGTAAAATATAGGAGTCACACCTCAGTCCCAAGAAGCTTTTCCATTTTtgatattttatcaatttttaaaGTAGTTCACTTTTCTCGTGTTCACGAAAGTCAAAAACATTTGTTAAGCAGGAGAAGAGTTTTCCGGTTTTGGCAGATGCAGAAAAGTGGAATAATCCATTCAAACCCAAATGACACAAACTGCTGACCAAAACTTTCAACCAATGAATAAGCCTATCACAGTGGCAGAGGAGATCTTTTAGGCAATAAAGATTAATCGTACTAATCTAGCAAATCTCTCCAAAGCCACTATCTTGGAGATAGAATGCAGTGTGGTAATGACTGAATGGGTAAACAGTTGATTTGCAGTAGCTATGTCTGAGTAGAAAACATGTTTTATTCGAAAGAGTGATAGCCAATGTTTTATTCGAAAGAGTCTAAGACAACAAGAATAAGAAAACTAGTAGAGATGACAATCAAAGCTAGTTACTATCTTCCAGCTAATAAAGACAATTGGGACATGGGTGAGAGGTGTCATTGGTTAGCAGCAAGAATCGCGATACTGTATAAAAGAGGGAGAAACTAGTTGTGTGTTATATGACTCAAGAACCTGACCTCATTATTTCTACAGTAGTTGAAGGCGAAACTGTAGGAGAACATTCTGTTGGAGCTTTAAGAACAAAGCACAATTAAAGTTCACTTTTTAGTGAAGAAAGGGGTAGATGAATACAAAAATTAATTGCAAACAGCAAAAAGAGTCACGTGGAGGaagaaatctttaaaaaaaataatgcaaTCAAGCGAACATGAAGTGAAAACCACATCCATCAAAGTTCAAAAGCCATATTAAAAATTGTTGGTTCATATGGAAGGatgcaaattttaatttttaacccGTATTTATACTAAGTTTTTATTTCCTATCCTACTCACTAACACATTCATCTATAACTTTCTACTAGAAAAAAATTTATATATCGCTATGCAAACTATATTTACTGTTTATTTTCGTCCTAAGGTCACGTTTTAGCATCTTGGTGTTTGTAGCAAAGTGCTGCCTAAGAGAGATGAAGTGCCAACCTGAGCTTTATTAGGCCAAACCCTCCTTAAATAGTTTCCCATGTTTCCAACAAACAAGATTtcgagggtgtttggattggcttttaagctggtcaaatcaacttttagtttttttttagcttttttcAGTGTTTGGCAAAGTCAAAAAGTgcttaaaataagttaaaaactgcttaaaacaagccaaaagcAATAAGCTGGGCAATCCCAACTTACTGCTTTTTGGCTTAAAAGCTATTTCTGCTGTAAAGTTACtttttttaagccaatccaaacgggctcttcaTCTGCTTCTACCGATTTAAAGAATAGTTTCCACCAGCTTCTTTCTTTACTCTAAAATTGAAACCAAAAAGAAATAGATAATTATCCTCCAAGCCACAGCCTAGCTTGCCAATGCTGGATATGGCATCGGAATTACTAGTTTTGTGAAAGAGAATTGACTAGCGAAGAAAACTTCCTTTATGTCAACGACTTCATCAGTAAATCAAAAAGTGAAAACTTATCAATAGACTGAAATCTCCAGTGATGTCATCATTAAACGGGAACTTTTCATGATATCATACAGTACTCTTCAGTTTTAACTGCTCTAATGCTGAAGGAAAGAATCACTACTGTCTGTTTTCTCCCTAGTTATATTTTGCTTTGAAAAATCACAAGCAATATTAACACGCCAAGATGATGTGAGAAAGCCATCAAAATAATTTCAAGGCCAAAAAGTGATCATCCGTTAATAAATCCTAAATCTTACACCAAAAACTTACAAACAAGACAAAGGCACTCTAAACTCGCCAAAATGGGATTTCTCAAGCTACCTTGCTGGCAGTTTCTTTCTCCATTGCTCAACTAATTGAAATGACAACTAATTTCCATTTGCTGAAGGATCGCCGACATTCAGGAATACAAAGCACTAAAAGATCCTCCTTATTTCAATTGCATGTCTGGTGTAAGGAGAGGATACTATTTTGTGTTCGTAGTTGGCAAATTTAATAGACAATGGTGGATGACTCTGTTGGAGTCACTTACACAACTTGTACATATTATTTTGACACCGACTTGATGTTTATAAATGCAATATTGAATTATCAAACATATAATATCAAAGAAAGAAATGTTGAACAAAAAGATATCAAGAAGTTATCTGGTTAACTTTAGTGTTTCCAATCTTAATAACATTTTAAAAGTTCAATATGAAAGTTATGATAGAAAGTAGATTAACCGTCTCAAGACCGGAGTTCACCTAAAAGTGCATTAGTAACTACCATTGGCAAATTGAGTATGAACAAGAATAGCAAAGCTGGGTATAAAATAAGGACTTTGGGAAACATTGCTTACCTTTTCTCTGTGAGTACAAAGGAGGCCCTCCCATTCTTTGTACAAAGAACTCATATTGATTCCTAATGGCATCTTCTTTACTTGAATTAGAGAAAATTGAACGAAACCACTCTTCCTCATCATCATAGACCCTAATTCCAATCCCAAAAACAAGAGTCAGATGTCTTCCCTCATGAAGGGTAAAACCATCAGAGAAGATGAAAAGCAGAAAAGGCAGTTAACCACCTTCACGTTCAAcaagtaaaaaaagaaaagaaaaggtagcccggtgcacaaagcatcccgcaTTCACGCAAGATCGAGGAAGGGCCGCACCCTAAAGGGGTGTGAAGTAGGCAATCTACCATGACGCAACCAGTCAGTCGCTGATTCCACTGCTCGACCCATGGCCTATAGGCTATTTTACTCGGCCTCTCCGAAAATATCGTTGAATGGATGTTGGATCCTCCACAGTAGTGCTTTTTTGGAGAATCCGACACAGGTGTGCCAGCAATTTGGAGAGTCCGCGAAGATATTTCTTTGTGAAACCATGCAAATATAACAGAGAagaagttcaaataaaaactaattaaaatgcTAATCACTGGCATTCCTCAATCCTCATCAGTCATCATTATAAAACCTATATCATTTTCTAGAACACAAACCAGACGTCTTCAGGGCAAACCATTTTTGAGAAGAAAAAGTAGACAACTCTTAATTAGAATAATCTAGAACTTCATCCCAAACAAGTAAACTAAATAAAAAATCCAGCATTCCAGAATCCAGTTTATTATGCACAGTAACTTGTATCACCAAATCGTTTCCTTGACATTGAAAGATGCTTATACAACAAAGATACAACAATTTTAGGATCCTCTCAACACCTCTTGGCACTGTGCAAATGTAACAAGGACAAATACAGCTCAACTCTTTTGGAAGTATAACTATAAGTCTGTAACAACCATAAACACAGACATTTGTTATCAATCTTtacaacaaaaaagaaagaattaataTAATCAAAGATCCACAAATCGTCACTAATCCCACCCCACCCTTCTCCCAAGCCCAGCCcccctccaaaaaaaaaaaaaagagaagttaGGGAACCATGCAAATCGAATAGGAAAAGATAAAGCCAATCTTTTAACAATAAGAAAATACCCATGCTGACTTTCTTCAccaagaaaaaaatagaaaagcaGAGAGTGAGGCACACAGAACAGAaagctcaacccaaaatattaacTAATTCAATTCAATCAAAGTCTCAAACTTTAAGGAATTTTCTTGAATACCCATTTAGAGAAATTGAAAACCCATCAagaaaaaatatttgttttgagCATAATTTGTTTTATTCGGATATTAGAAGGATGAACCTGTTATAGAAATTGGTAGATAAATTGATGAAAGTCTGAAGGCCAAGCTTTTCAAAGAGATTGGTTTCATCAATGGCGAATGCATCATTCGGGTCAACCCCACTCCATTCGGAAGCCTTTTCCTGTAGAGATTGCATTGTTTTATTGGTTCACTCTTTGGTTGCTGCTGCTGTTGAGTGCTGGTGCTGACTGCAAGGTGGAGCGGAATTTATAGAGGGGCGTGTGTCGTCCACGCCTTTTCGTGTGAAAGTGATCCTTTCGGGCCGCGGGGggcgggaggggggggggggtggggggaGGGTTGGAGGAATTCAACGTGGAATCTGATTCCAGTTTTGCCggtttcttttattttcctttttgggAATATTTTCATGAAGAATTCACCTAAATAGCCTCTCATCCACCCGCTTAaattaagtgggcgtttggacataagaattgtaaaattttaaaaaaaataaaaatgctaattgaaaattagagttgtgtttggacatgaatataatttgggGTTATTTTTGAAGTTTGGTGAGTGATAtgagtgaaaattttaaaaaacagctttttggagtttttcaaattttcaaaaaattccaaaatgcatcttcaagtgaaaattagaaattttatgaccaaacactgatttcgaaaaaaataaaaatttcttatgtccaaacgagcTCTAAAAATAATTGGAGGATGTATAATATATGCAAGATCCTTATTTAATATATGCATGTCTGTATATAATTAGTGTTTAATCTATATATATTAACCATAAAACGTAAACAGTGAATTCGGCCGGCTATTTGCGTAAATATCCCATAATTCATTTTGGATACGCAAAGCATTTTTTACTATATAGCTGAAGTACTGGGGAAAAAAAAAGATCAAGATAGATAGAAATTgtaatttaagaaaaaatacttaaaagaaaaaaatatacaaattggaagaattattgtaattatttgaGTATTTGacattgtatgggtcaaaatcatGTCAGAGAAATTCGACATGCGGAGGCAATTTGCCGAGGTCGAACAGTCATAATTAAGATCGAGATCGGAcaggccgaggtcggacagtcatcaattgaccgaggtcggacagtcatcaattGGCCGAGGTCGGACAATCATCAATTGACCGAGGTCGGATTGGCCGAGGTCGGGCAGTCATCAATTGACCGAGATCGGACAGTCATAATTGAGGCCGAGGTCGGATAGTCATCAACTGGCCGAGGTCGTACAGTGATGAAATAGCTAGTATGCTTTGAAATTCTCAAAAACTTTTATGGTTTTCTAGGGATACCCCttataaatatgaatatgggctctctccctctctctagcTAGGGAAAAAGGGAGGAAAACACACCTCTCTAAAGAGATGAGAGGATCTGCGATCCCATACCTTGATCAGATCCAAAAAGGGTCCTAAGGTTCTTGTATCTCCCTATCATTCATTAAGAGGATCTGTCTCACTCAAGATTTggtgaatcttttcctttatttacattttattgtcacttaatgttacttaatgcatcttTCTTTATGCTATTAAATCTGGCCATAATCACTGCCAACACTTATACTCGGCTATAtttttctattcatattattcatctcggatttagagttaattatctttaactaggatttaccctccatcttcttatttaattagtttaacaaaaagggTCTCATACTTTTTTTTCctcaaataatttggcgccgtctgtggggattttctaattaaaattttagtttcctctagatcAAGAATTACATGGTCCTTTTGGTTAAAAAGTCTGGGGTTACGGTCTTAAAAGGAGACTTGCAAGAGTCTTTTGGTAAAAATCTCTCTTAAAAGAGAATAATGACTCACCATTTACTAATGGAATGTGTGCCAGGAGAATACTATATGGAGAAGATTTAGATAATTGACCAAATGAAATAATAATATATTGATGATCATTCCGAAGAATAAAGGAATAAGTTAAATAAGTCCCACATGGTTTATAAAATGTCAGACTGAAAACTGTTGAGTTTCGTCATCAATTGGTGCTTCTTCCAGTCAAGGAATATTTGCTTTCTATCTATCCTTTGCCGATCATTAGTAAGTCTTAAAATGTTCTAGATTCAAACATATAAAAGGTAGAATTTTACCCATATCTCACAGACCATCTGAGCTGCCATACCAAGTTAAAGTTTCTTCAACTCAATAGAAATACATGTTTCGTCTTCCCAAAAGTTGATTTGTCAGTCTATTTTAAACTTGTCCAAACTTTTGACACCTCAACTGCTACTTATTTATAGTTGTTTAGCAGCAAATTCCATAAATAAATGGAACTATGAATATGGATGAGAATTATTTGTTAATAACTACAACAATCGTGGTAAAGGATTGTCTTTATTATTTACTTGTAATGTGTGGGAAAATCTATGAAAGATTCCACGCTTCATACAAGGGAAAGGAGTATATTCACACAAGACTTATGAGGGAATACAAAGACATACCTTCTTGGTGATTTAATGTTTTGCTTCTGCATCATAACAGCTACAACAAACTAGACCCCAGGCTTGAACATAATCGCTGAATATGTCATGGGAATTATACTACCAGGAAAACCAATAGCAAATGTGTCACGATCCATTTCCATAatagatcgtgatggcacctaacaccattgtcaggcaagccaacgcgaaAATATAattaagttctcattttactttcacCAAAAATAAGTGCCGCAATTCCTTAAGTTAAAGTAAAAACCATAAATGATCAACAATGTgtcaaaaataattatacaaccccaaaataatagtctgctaatgtgtgtgccaagatctGGTGTTACAAGTTgtgagcaactagtagaatatacaaaagaatcaatctatcctactgtccgaaatagaataaACAGCTAAAATAaataagagagactccatcaagctaTTGAATGGCATGGGAAGGGAAGcagctcaccgtagaagtctcgaAATCTGCTCAGGGATGCGCACCGGACTGATAACTAGAgatacctgcctcagatcctgtacaattaagtacagaagtatagtatgagtacataaacaatatgtaccgagtaagtatcccgtctaatctcgaagaagtaaagacgagaggtcgacttgatacttactagggtcaaataatatgagaaagaatTTATACTAAGCATGGATAATACAATTAATTAGCATTTCATGACAAGGTATAACAATTCCTTTTTCCAGATAATCATTGTTAATCATTTACATTTCAAGGCAGATACGAAGTTCGGTCCAcagaaaaatactaaataaagCATGCGCAAGTACTGCCGAGGgttgtacggcccgatccaacataaaagtaaattgtgcactgccgagggtcgaacggcacgaaccatagatgcatctattactctGCTCGCGAATCAAACATGCGACATGGTCAAACATAAATAAACACAACAATAGGCAGACAATAGTGTATATCTGGGAAGCAGTTACTCACAGAAATAATCactttctctttaaaaggccAAGAAAGATAATGTTCCTCTTACTAGTCTCATTTACCTTAATTAACATGATTTATACAAATCCGAATTCAATATAAAGTTACAAAAATATCACATagaacatgcttttgggtcctagactacttggacttagcataatagtagctacgcacggactctcgtcacctagtgcgtacgtagcccccgcatatagtagcaatttattcaattattacaTCTATGGGAACAattcccttttacaaggttagaaaggagacttacctcgctccaaagtatACTTCCAAATGCCAAGAACGAGcccaaactctcaatttggagccgaacgatccaaaactagttaaatgaggtaggaactagtcaatataagctcacaagatcgtattctagctatttaagcaattttccaacccttaacacaagtttcctaaaattcgactccgggcccatgtgcccggattccgaaatttttcgaaggaagttgttctctataacctaaggatcaataatatatgatttctaattcatttcataacaaattttgtggttaaatctaacttttgtcaaaaacctaggttttgctctaaccccttgattttacctaaatcctagtgtttaatctacctaagacacaagtattaaactaagaataggtgggataaacttacctcaagatgctaggtggaagtcttctctcaaaagctcccaaaatcgccaatggaggagtgaaaagtggcaaaaatgacttagaacccgtattaaatgaagctcac
This region includes:
- the LOC104245244 gene encoding group 2 truncated hemoglobin 3-2, which codes for MQSLQEKASEWSGVDPNDAFAIDETNLFEKLGLQTFINLSTNFYNRVYDDEEEWFRSIFSNSSKEDAIRNQYEFFVQRMGGPPLYSQRKGHPALIGRHRPFPVTHKAAERWLHHMQQALDSVTDIDEDSKIKMMNFFRHTAFFLVAGDELKNPNQGVACKHATNKPAAA